Proteins from a genomic interval of Helicobacter pylori Shi112:
- a CDS encoding chorismate mutase, whose amino-acid sequence MQKNLDSLLENLRAEIDVLDNELSDLLDKRLEIALKIALIKQENPIYCPKREQEILKRLSQRDFKHLNGEILTGFYAEIFKISRKFQENALKELKK is encoded by the coding sequence ATGCAAAAGAATTTGGATAGTCTTTTAGAAAATTTAAGGGCTGAAATTGATGTGTTGGATAATGAATTAAGCGATCTTTTAGACAAACGCTTAGAAATCGCTTTAAAAATCGCTCTCATCAAACAAGAAAACCCCATTTATTGCCCTAAAAGAGAGCAAGAAATTTTAAAACGACTCAGCCAAAGGGATTTCAAGCATTTGAATGGAGAAATTCTTACGGGTTTTTATGCAGAGATTTTTAAGATTTCTAGAAAATTTCAAGAAAACGCCCTAAAAGAGCTAAAAAAATAA